TTGTCGGAACGCATCGTGATCAAACAGTTCGCGGGTGATGAGGTCACCTGCCGGCGATCTGATCTCGGCCACGAGCGGGCATTCGAGCGTCCGAGCATCGAAGCCCGGGCGATCGTCGTCGAACATCACCTGCATGACCGTGTGGTCGGTACCCTCGATCCGCTTCGAGTCGACCGAGATACCCAACACCCCCCGCTCGTAGGGGTCCGACCCCGTTGCGGTTTCCGCCTGCGCAGCCACCCCTGACAACTCGACCCTCAGCAACTCCATCTCCCGGAGGCTATGAGTGCCGGCGCCGCCATGCCGAAGCCACATCTGGTGGGGCGGAACCAACCCGACTTCCACCTGACGGAGCGTCAGATGCTGGTAGGTTCCGACGGCGGTGCCACCAGCGGCGATTTCAGCAAGGCTTCGGGGGGAGCGAACCTATGGCACAACCTGCGGCTGCATCGGCCGACCAAGCGCCTGCAACCATCGAGCCGAACTACGTCGTCATCTCGGCCGATTGTCACGGCGGGGCCAACATTGTCGACTACCGGCCGTACCTGGAGCCCAGGTACCACGACGATTTCGATGCGTGGCGCACGTCCTTCGAAAACCCCTACCCCGACATCGAGGGTGACGACGCCGAACGCAACTGGAACTCGAACCGCCGCCTGGCCGAACTGGAGGCCGACGGGGTGGTGGCCGAGGTCGTGTTCCCCAACACCATTCCTCCATTTTTTCCCAAGACGTCGCTGATGCATCAGCCGCCGGGAGCGTCCGACGGCGATCTCGAGCGTCGTTGGGCCGGCCTTCGCGCCCACAATCGCTGGCTGGCCGACTTCTGCGGCGATGCCCCCGGGCGCCGGGCGGGCATCTGCCAGATCATGTTGCACGACGTCGAGGGATCGGTCAGCGAGATCCGCTGGGCGGCCGAAGCGGGCCTCACAGGTGGGGTGCTACTTCCCGGAGCCCCTCCCGGATCGGATGTGCCACCGCTCTATGCCCCGGAGTACGAACCGATCTGGTCGGTGTGTGAGGAGCTCGGCCTCCCGATCAACCATCACAGCGGCAGCGCCGCCCCCGACTACGGCGACTATCCGGCCGCACAGGCCATGTTTCTGCTCGAGGTGGTGTGGTGGGCGCACCGCACGCTGTGGCACCTCATCTTCTCCGGCGTGATGGAGCGGCACCCCAACCTGCAGTTCGTGTTCACCGAGCAGGGCACCGCCTGGCTACCGGAGGAGATTGGGCGGTTGGACTACTACCACCACCGTCTCAGCGGCGCCGGTGCCGCAGCGGGGTCGCAGGAGTCCAAGTTCGGCGGGGCGATGGGTGCGCTGTCGCTGAAGCCGTCGGAATACTGGGCCCGCCAGTGCCAGCTGGGTTCCAGCTTCATTCGGGCAGCAGAGGTGCCCCTACGCGACCAGGTAGGCGTCGGGCGCATCATGTGGGGCAGCGACTTTCCACATCTCGAGGGGTGTTGGCCGTACTCCCACCAACACCTCCGCCTGGCCTTTGCGGGCGTACCCACCGACGAGGTTCGGGCCATGGTGGGCGGCAACGCAGCCCGGGTCTACGGCTTCGACCTTGATGCACTGGCGCCGCTGGCGGCCAGATTTGGACCGACCGTCGCT
Above is a genomic segment from Candidatus Microthrix parvicella Bio17-1 containing:
- a CDS encoding amidohydrolase family protein, giving the protein MAQPAAASADQAPATIEPNYVVISADCHGGANIVDYRPYLEPRYHDDFDAWRTSFENPYPDIEGDDAERNWNSNRRLAELEADGVVAEVVFPNTIPPFFPKTSLMHQPPGASDGDLERRWAGLRAHNRWLADFCGDAPGRRAGICQIMLHDVEGSVSEIRWAAEAGLTGGVLLPGAPPGSDVPPLYAPEYEPIWSVCEELGLPINHHSGSAAPDYGDYPAAQAMFLLEVVWWAHRTLWHLIFSGVMERHPNLQFVFTEQGTAWLPEEIGRLDYYHHRLSGAGAAAGSQESKFGGAMGALSLKPSEYWARQCQLGSSFIRAAEVPLRDQVGVGRIMWGSDFPHLEGCWPYSHQHLRLAFAGVPTDEVRAMVGGNAARVYGFDLDALAPLAARFGPTVAEVAQPLGVEDIPDDSLRCPAFASARFLGG